A stretch of Caenibius tardaugens NBRC 16725 DNA encodes these proteins:
- a CDS encoding FAD-binding protein: MSDWDETCDVLVVGSGAGGMVAAYTAAREGLDVIQVEATDQFGGMTAYSGGGMWFPCNAALVRAGSDDTMEAAAGYYRAVVGDRTPRDLQDAFLETGRKLVDYLESDPRFRFVVFPWPDYFGKEPLARADGRHIVLEPFPASELGALKAQLRPALAEERRGEPAPEELEGGQALIGRFLIVLSQMPNVRLHRDSPVVALIRDGDRVDGAIVGTGDAARRIRARRGVIIAAGGFEKNAGLRTDYGVPGGVHGSMAPPGNTGTALEAALAIGADVDLMDQAWWSPGLLQPDGSETFSVGIAAGIFVDQKGKRFVNETLPYDRAGRAVIRAMEDGLTLPYWLVYDNRDGDMPPVLYPNIPFDDPAAYRAKRLWRTAPTLAALAQDIGVPADALIATVERYNGFARAGHDADFHRGEEPYEQMFTGGIPMGPIEQGPFHAVAFGLSDLGTKGGLRVDTAARVLDRNGAVIPGLYAAGNSMAAVSGEAYPAGGNPVGSSMVFAWLGVRDLL, from the coding sequence ATGAGCGATTGGGATGAAACCTGCGATGTACTGGTCGTAGGGTCAGGTGCGGGTGGAATGGTGGCTGCCTACACGGCGGCGCGCGAAGGGCTGGATGTTATCCAGGTAGAAGCGACCGACCAGTTCGGTGGTATGACTGCCTATTCCGGTGGCGGGATGTGGTTCCCCTGTAACGCCGCGCTGGTCCGCGCGGGGAGCGACGATACGATGGAAGCGGCGGCGGGATATTACCGTGCCGTGGTGGGCGACCGGACCCCACGGGATTTGCAGGATGCCTTCCTTGAAACCGGGCGTAAGCTGGTCGACTACCTTGAAAGCGACCCGCGCTTCCGCTTTGTCGTGTTCCCCTGGCCCGACTATTTCGGGAAAGAGCCGCTGGCCCGGGCGGATGGTCGGCATATCGTGCTGGAACCGTTTCCGGCCAGTGAACTGGGCGCATTGAAGGCGCAATTGCGACCCGCCCTTGCGGAAGAACGGCGTGGAGAGCCTGCCCCGGAAGAATTGGAAGGTGGGCAGGCGCTGATCGGACGCTTCCTGATCGTGCTGTCGCAAATGCCGAATGTACGGCTGCACCGTGATAGCCCCGTGGTTGCACTCATCCGAGACGGTGACCGGGTGGATGGCGCGATCGTGGGCACGGGGGATGCGGCGCGGCGTATTCGGGCGCGGCGCGGCGTGATTATTGCGGCGGGCGGGTTTGAAAAGAATGCCGGTCTGCGGACGGATTATGGGGTGCCGGGCGGCGTGCATGGCAGCATGGCGCCCCCAGGTAACACGGGCACTGCGCTGGAAGCGGCGCTGGCGATCGGCGCGGATGTCGATTTGATGGATCAGGCCTGGTGGTCGCCCGGTCTGCTACAGCCCGATGGCAGCGAGACGTTCAGCGTGGGCATCGCCGCCGGTATTTTCGTCGATCAGAAGGGCAAGCGGTTCGTCAACGAAACCTTGCCTTACGATCGCGCCGGACGTGCGGTTATCCGGGCGATGGAGGATGGTCTCACACTGCCTTACTGGCTGGTCTACGACAATCGCGATGGCGATATGCCGCCGGTGCTCTATCCCAATATCCCATTTGATGATCCAGCGGCCTACCGCGCCAAAAGGCTCTGGCGTACGGCGCCGACTCTGGCGGCGCTGGCACAGGATATTGGCGTGCCTGCCGATGCGCTGATTGCCACGGTGGAACGGTATAACGGCTTCGCCCGAGCAGGGCATGACGCCGATTTCCATCGCGGCGAAGAACCTTACGAACAGATGTTTACGGGCGGCATTCCCATGGGTCCGATAGAGCAGGGACCGTTTCACGCGGTGGCGTTCGGCCTGTCCGATCTGGGGACGAAGGGCGGCTTGCGCGTCGATACCGCGGCGCGTGTGCTCGACCGGAACGGTGCTGTCATTCCGGGCCTTTATGCGGCGGGTAATTCGATGGCGGCCGTCAGTGGTGAAGCCTATCCTGCCGGGGGCAACCCGGTGGGAAGCAGCATGGTGTTCGCCTGGCTCGGGGTGCGCGATCTGCTTTGA
- a CDS encoding TetR/AcrR family transcriptional regulator: MTRSDTQSDTQSSRRGGRPRRDEMEGRLFALLDTAAEIFAHQGYAGASIDSIASAARIGKPTIYARYGNKAGLLKAVIQHVLQHRLVPIDRPIIAQTAQGALQEQLANIIAASIAPAFIDLYRLYLNEGSRFPAIFEAFSPQDHTHRLLVEQLERNTAFDTLRVSKDEAASTMLAMAGMLVTMASAQPDYRETIDPSAEAARIVDVCLYGLLKRD; this comes from the coding sequence GTGACGCGCAGCGATACGCAAAGCGATACCCAAAGCTCCAGGCGCGGGGGCAGGCCCCGGCGTGACGAGATGGAAGGCAGGCTGTTCGCGCTTCTCGATACGGCGGCGGAAATTTTCGCGCATCAGGGTTATGCCGGTGCATCCATCGATTCCATCGCCTCTGCCGCCCGGATCGGGAAACCTACAATCTATGCGCGATACGGCAACAAGGCAGGCCTGCTGAAAGCGGTCATCCAGCACGTGTTGCAACACAGGCTGGTCCCGATCGACCGGCCGATCATCGCGCAAACGGCGCAAGGGGCGTTGCAGGAACAGCTCGCGAATATCATCGCCGCATCCATCGCACCGGCATTTATCGATCTCTATCGCCTCTATCTGAATGAAGGGTCGCGTTTTCCGGCCATTTTTGAGGCGTTCTCGCCGCAGGACCATACCCACCGCCTGCTGGTCGAACAACTGGAGCGTAATACGGCATTCGACACCCTGCGGGTCAGCAAGGACGAGGCAGCCTCCACCATGCTGGCCATGGCGGGCATGCTGGTGACCATGGCCAGCGCGCAACCCGATTATCGCGAAACGATCGATCCATCGGCAGAGGCGGCGCGCATTGTCGATGTGTGCCTTTATGGGCTGCTCAAGCGGGATTGA
- a CDS encoding class II aldolase/adducin family protein, with protein sequence MDNPTDISAGTPLGLNREDTSLDWQQLAPLVPRDGRYPVLPRLTPQQELALLCRTLFREGYNDHIAGHITYRQPDGTLLLNPWELTWDEVTASDIVRLDHEGNVLEGDWNITPAINVHVDLHALRHDIGVAIHNHSEWGSVWAGAGRVPPIYDQTSAMVDGDPILYDEYRGTVEDRAAGRSAVERLSENKWALLANHGVFVVGKDIRQAHLRAITLEWRCRLAWRIEALGGGTPVAPETAEAIGARTDRSGFPFLWEAMARREIRRDPGVLE encoded by the coding sequence ATGGACAACCCAACCGATATCAGCGCCGGTACCCCGCTCGGCCTCAACCGCGAAGATACCAGTCTCGACTGGCAACAACTGGCGCCGCTGGTTCCGCGTGATGGCCGCTATCCGGTTCTGCCCCGCCTGACCCCGCAGCAGGAACTGGCGCTCCTGTGCCGCACGCTGTTCCGCGAAGGCTATAACGACCACATTGCCGGGCACATCACCTATCGCCAGCCCGACGGCACGCTACTACTCAATCCGTGGGAATTGACGTGGGATGAAGTGACCGCCAGCGATATCGTGCGGCTGGACCACGAAGGCAATGTTCTGGAAGGCGACTGGAACATAACCCCCGCCATCAATGTGCATGTCGATCTTCATGCCCTGCGCCACGATATTGGCGTTGCGATCCACAACCATTCCGAATGGGGTTCAGTCTGGGCGGGCGCGGGCCGCGTGCCCCCGATCTATGACCAGACATCCGCAATGGTCGATGGCGACCCTATCCTCTACGACGAATATCGCGGCACCGTGGAAGATCGCGCCGCCGGGCGCAGCGCGGTCGAACGGTTGAGCGAAAACAAATGGGCGCTGCTGGCGAACCATGGCGTCTTCGTCGTCGGCAAGGACATACGGCAGGCGCATCTGCGCGCCATCACGCTGGAATGGCGCTGCCGCCTGGCATGGCGCATCGAAGCCTTGGGCGGCGGCACCCCGGTTGCACCCGAAACCGCAGAGGCGATCGGCGCCCGCACCGACCGGAGCGGTTTTCCGTTCCTGTGGGAAGCCATGGCCCGCCGCGAAATCCGCCGCGATCCCGGCGTGCTGGAATAA
- a CDS encoding GMC family oxidoreductase has translation MAQYDYIIVGAGSAGCVLANRLSADPAKKVLLLEAGPSDRHPFIQMPAGMLELFKTGRHHWHYTSTPQKHLNNREIMLYTGKTLGGSSSVNAMLYIRGAKKDYDDWAAAGNEGWSFDDLLPYFRSTMHQTRGESAAHGVGGELWVSDAPDLPNHVLLRCFMAAAQAHQIPLTDDFCAGDPEGAGWTQATIKNGIRCSSAAAFLRPVRHRPNLEVRTGAHVLHIDIAHGRARSVAFQQGGREHIADANEIVLAAGALKSPQLLQVSGIGNAPDLERAGITVKHHLPGVGANLHDHPSVLIKYNTDRPLTFSGMSFFERAKIFLQWAFLRKGYGAWHNFDGNIFTRSKPGLDAPDLQLQFVPLMSDGLDGGDTRRHGLSITMCCITPESRGTVRPRSASALDTPEIDLNFMEQRADMETLINGVKLGRSIMTSDVWRDEKGPLVGSERAPGIAVETDTQIEEFLREAVTTDFHYAGTCRIGRDPMAVVAPDMRVHGIEGLTVADASVMPTPLRGNTNAPCIAIGAKAADILRKSA, from the coding sequence GTGGCGCAATATGACTACATCATTGTCGGCGCGGGTTCCGCAGGCTGCGTGCTCGCCAACCGGTTGAGCGCGGACCCTGCGAAAAAAGTACTCCTGCTGGAAGCCGGCCCGTCCGACCGGCACCCGTTCATCCAGATGCCCGCCGGGATGCTGGAACTGTTCAAGACCGGGCGCCACCACTGGCACTATACCAGCACGCCGCAGAAGCATCTGAACAACCGCGAGATCATGCTCTACACGGGCAAGACACTCGGCGGTTCCAGCAGCGTCAACGCGATGCTCTACATCCGTGGCGCGAAGAAGGACTATGACGATTGGGCCGCTGCCGGGAACGAAGGCTGGAGCTTTGACGATCTGCTCCCCTACTTCCGCAGCACCATGCATCAGACCCGTGGCGAAAGCGCCGCTCATGGCGTCGGCGGGGAACTGTGGGTATCGGATGCCCCGGACCTGCCCAACCATGTGCTGCTGCGCTGCTTCATGGCCGCAGCACAGGCCCATCAGATACCGCTGACCGACGATTTCTGTGCGGGCGACCCCGAAGGCGCGGGCTGGACACAGGCCACGATCAAGAACGGCATCCGCTGCTCCAGCGCCGCAGCCTTCCTGCGCCCTGTTCGCCATCGCCCCAATCTGGAGGTGCGCACCGGCGCGCACGTGCTGCATATCGACATCGCCCATGGCCGCGCCCGTTCCGTTGCCTTCCAGCAAGGCGGGCGAGAACACATTGCCGACGCGAACGAGATCGTTCTTGCCGCAGGCGCGCTCAAATCGCCGCAGTTGCTGCAGGTATCCGGCATCGGCAATGCACCCGATCTGGAACGCGCCGGGATTACGGTGAAGCATCACCTGCCGGGCGTGGGCGCCAATCTCCACGATCACCCGTCCGTTCTGATAAAGTACAACACCGATCGCCCGCTGACATTCAGCGGCATGTCGTTCTTCGAGCGCGCGAAGATTTTCCTGCAATGGGCCTTCCTGCGCAAGGGCTACGGCGCGTGGCACAATTTCGATGGCAATATCTTTACGCGGTCGAAGCCCGGTCTGGATGCGCCCGATCTGCAGTTGCAGTTCGTACCGCTGATGTCCGATGGGCTCGACGGGGGCGATACGCGGCGTCATGGCCTATCCATCACGATGTGCTGCATCACCCCGGAAAGCCGTGGCACCGTTCGCCCGCGTTCTGCCTCCGCGCTCGACACGCCGGAAATCGATCTCAACTTCATGGAACAGCGGGCCGATATGGAAACGCTGATCAACGGCGTAAAACTGGGCCGCAGCATCATGACCAGTGACGTCTGGCGGGATGAAAAAGGGCCGCTGGTCGGATCGGAACGGGCCCCCGGCATCGCGGTCGAAACCGACACCCAGATCGAGGAATTCCTGCGCGAGGCCGTCACCACCGACTTCCACTATGCTGGCACCTGCCGCATCGGACGCGATCCGATGGCGGTGGTGGCACCCGACATGCGGGTTCATGGCATAGAAGGCCTGACAGTGGCCGATGCCTCGGTCATGCCCACCCCGCTGCGCGGCAACACCAATGCCCCATGCATCGCAATCGGCGCAAAAGCAGCCGATATTCTGCGCAAATCGGCCTGA
- a CDS encoding flavin-containing monooxygenase, with protein sequence MNRDIRFVIIGAGMAGILAGIRLLDAGYANFVIYEKATSLGGTWRENTYPGLTCDVPAHAYTYSFEPNPDWTSEMASGPEIRDYFERTARKYGVYDHIAFDEDVIACRYDDAQWQIETARGTRDTADMVIAATGILHHPVYPDIDGLDTFAGARFHSARWDHSIPLDGQRIGVIGTGSTGVQIVAALASRAGKLIHFQRSAQWIFPGTNEPYTEEQKAAFRSDPALLKHMQNDPAYVDVAWAWSEAVTDANSAALAETEAYALANLENSVTDPALREALRPDHRAGCKRLVRSPDYYQAIQHPNAQLVTDAIVRVEPEGVRTADGVLHELDVLVLATGFNAHQFMRPMNVTGRGGIALNDVWEKRPTAYLSISVPEFPNFYMLNGPTSPVGNFSLIDVVERQWTYIEHFIALIAEGPARAISATPDALAAYERDRIAAARGTIWASGCNNWYLDSEGVPATWPWSYRRFADEMAAPKMDAYEVA encoded by the coding sequence GTGAATCGTGATATTCGCTTCGTTATAATCGGGGCTGGCATGGCCGGCATTCTTGCGGGCATTCGCCTGCTCGACGCGGGCTATGCGAACTTCGTGATCTATGAGAAGGCGACGAGCCTCGGCGGAACCTGGCGGGAAAACACGTATCCGGGGCTGACTTGTGACGTTCCCGCGCACGCCTACACGTATTCCTTCGAACCCAATCCCGACTGGACCAGCGAGATGGCGTCCGGGCCCGAGATCAGGGACTATTTCGAACGCACAGCGCGCAAATACGGTGTTTACGACCATATCGCGTTCGATGAAGACGTGATCGCATGCCGGTATGACGATGCCCAATGGCAGATCGAAACCGCGCGCGGCACGCGCGACACGGCAGATATGGTCATTGCCGCCACAGGCATTCTCCACCATCCGGTCTATCCCGATATCGATGGACTCGACACGTTTGCCGGCGCGCGCTTCCACAGCGCCCGATGGGACCACAGCATCCCGCTGGACGGGCAGCGCATCGGCGTCATCGGTACAGGATCGACGGGCGTTCAGATCGTCGCAGCACTGGCATCGCGGGCGGGCAAGCTGATCCATTTTCAGCGCAGCGCACAATGGATTTTCCCCGGTACCAACGAACCCTATACCGAAGAACAAAAAGCCGCTTTTCGCAGCGATCCGGCGCTGCTCAAGCACATGCAGAACGATCCCGCCTATGTCGATGTGGCCTGGGCATGGTCCGAGGCGGTCACGGACGCGAATTCTGCTGCACTGGCGGAAACCGAAGCTTACGCGCTGGCCAATCTGGAAAACAGCGTGACCGATCCCGCCCTGCGCGAAGCGCTGCGCCCCGATCATCGCGCCGGGTGCAAACGCCTTGTCCGTTCACCCGATTACTATCAGGCGATCCAGCACCCCAATGCACAACTGGTGACCGACGCCATCGTTCGCGTGGAGCCCGAGGGCGTGCGCACCGCCGATGGCGTGCTGCATGAACTCGATGTTCTGGTGCTGGCAACGGGCTTCAATGCCCACCAGTTCATGCGGCCGATGAACGTGACCGGGCGTGGCGGGATTGCCCTGAACGATGTGTGGGAAAAACGGCCGACCGCCTATCTGTCGATTTCAGTTCCTGAATTTCCCAATTTCTACATGCTCAATGGCCCGACATCGCCGGTCGGCAATTTCTCGCTCATCGATGTGGTCGAACGCCAGTGGACCTATATCGAACACTTCATAGCCCTGATCGCGGAAGGGCCGGCGCGCGCGATCAGTGCAACCCCGGATGCCCTGGCAGCGTATGAACGCGATCGGATTGCCGCAGCACGAGGCACGATCTGGGCATCGGGCTGCAACAACTGGTATCTCGATTCAGAAGGGGTCCCGGCAACATGGCCGTGGAGTTACCGCCGTTTCGCCGATGAAATGGCGGCTCCGAAAATGGATGCCTACGAGGTTGCCTGA
- a CDS encoding isopenicillin N synthase family dioxygenase, whose protein sequence is MNDEHVLPMVDISLLESADVQDRMAVARQLDRACRDVGFLYIRGDQLNPQLFAQLVETAKTYFAQEDAIKLRSYIGYSENHSGYVPIGEEQFGSGTFDLKEAYDVNYDYLAEDGRRPLLGPTLWPDMPGFKSAVQAYYQHVRTIGRQIFGAFALALNLEEHFFDAQLRHSPSQLRLIHYPFNAAAQDASGIGAHTDYECFTLLFPTAPGLQVLDKNGAWLDVPIIENTMIMNIGDMMEILSNGRYLATKHRVKRVSEERYSFPLFFSCDYDYVIRPVVEGEKPRYQALKGGEHLYNQTAQTFSYLKKKVASGEVQLTNAVPLDSFGMNTAGESA, encoded by the coding sequence ATGAACGATGAACATGTTCTGCCCATGGTGGACATTTCCCTGCTGGAAAGCGCGGATGTGCAGGACCGGATGGCCGTGGCCCGGCAACTGGACCGGGCGTGCCGGGATGTCGGCTTTCTTTATATCAGGGGCGACCAGCTGAATCCGCAGCTGTTCGCGCAGCTGGTCGAGACGGCGAAAACCTACTTCGCGCAGGAAGACGCGATCAAGCTGCGCAGTTACATCGGCTATTCCGAAAACCACAGCGGTTATGTCCCCATTGGGGAGGAACAGTTCGGCAGCGGTACGTTCGATCTGAAAGAGGCTTACGACGTCAATTACGACTATCTGGCGGAAGACGGGCGTCGGCCGCTGCTGGGGCCGACGCTCTGGCCGGATATGCCCGGATTCAAGTCCGCTGTTCAGGCCTACTATCAGCATGTCCGAACGATCGGACGGCAAATATTCGGCGCCTTTGCCCTTGCGCTCAATCTCGAGGAACATTTTTTCGATGCCCAGCTGCGCCATTCCCCCAGCCAGCTTCGCCTGATCCATTACCCTTTCAATGCCGCTGCACAGGATGCTTCCGGTATCGGGGCGCATACCGATTACGAATGCTTCACCCTGCTTTTCCCGACGGCGCCCGGGCTGCAGGTGCTCGACAAGAACGGGGCGTGGCTGGATGTGCCGATCATTGAAAATACCATGATCATGAACATCGGCGACATGATGGAGATCCTGTCCAACGGGCGCTATCTGGCGACCAAACACAGAGTCAAACGCGTGAGCGAAGAACGCTATTCCTTCCCGTTGTTCTTTTCATGCGATTACGATTACGTGATCCGACCGGTCGTGGAGGGGGAAAAGCCCCGGTACCAGGCGCTGAAAGGTGGGGAGCATCTCTATAACCAGACGGCACAGACCTTTTCCTATCTCAAGAAGAAGGTGGCCAGTGGTGAAGTGCAACTGACCAATGCGGTCCCGCTGGATTCGTTCGGGATGAACACCGCAGGAGAATCCGCATGA
- a CDS encoding Crp/Fnr family transcriptional regulator produces the protein MKREERELAVRVLAHAEWMQGFAPVLAEALLAHGRLVRIRPGEWAQGEGDEDRGLFVVIDGVFHTYCTASGDRDVMIGVAGMGAVLGHATRFSGGPRLVTAICTEPGLLLQIPETALERIAERRPEIWRVIASSAYANLRRAMQMMVEAITLAPRQRIAARLIASAEPVDGSPAMVRLSQQALGEMTGLTRKTVNLHLAAFEREGLVSLRYGYLLLRDPGGLRRAAV, from the coding sequence ATGAAAAGAGAAGAACGCGAGCTGGCGGTGCGGGTGCTGGCCCATGCCGAATGGATGCAGGGTTTCGCCCCCGTCCTGGCGGAAGCCCTGCTGGCGCACGGGCGGCTGGTCCGCATCCGGCCCGGTGAATGGGCCCAGGGCGAAGGGGACGAGGATCGGGGCCTGTTCGTGGTGATTGACGGGGTGTTTCACACCTATTGCACGGCATCGGGGGACCGCGATGTGATGATCGGCGTGGCCGGGATGGGGGCGGTGTTGGGACACGCGACCCGTTTCAGCGGCGGCCCCCGGTTGGTTACCGCGATTTGCACGGAACCGGGCCTCCTGTTGCAGATTCCTGAGACCGCCCTGGAACGGATCGCGGAGCGGCGCCCTGAAATCTGGCGGGTGATCGCAAGCTCTGCTTACGCCAATTTGCGCCGCGCGATGCAAATGATGGTGGAAGCGATCACGCTTGCGCCGCGTCAGCGTATCGCGGCCCGTCTGATTGCTTCCGCCGAACCGGTGGACGGATCGCCCGCAATGGTCCGGCTGTCGCAACAGGCGCTGGGCGAAATGACCGGGTTGACCCGTAAAACCGTGAACCTGCACCTTGCCGCTTTCGAAAGGGAAGGGCTGGTGTCCCTGCGTTACGGCTATCTGTTGTTGCGTGATCCCGGCGGTTTGCGGCGGGCAGCCGTTTGA
- a CDS encoding flavin-containing monooxygenase: MKRVVIIGAGPGGICTGIKLKEAGYDSFTIVEQADGVGGTWRHNTYPGCRCDVPSVLYSFSFAQKADWTARYAAQPEILAYLEDLAEQYGLMPHVRLNTRVQGAVWDDDASLWRIALDDGSCLEAEVLVSAVGLFNEPNIPAIPGIESFSGPVMHSARWQHDLPLDGRRIAVIGSAASAVQFVPEIAPVAGDLTVFQRTPNHVRFREADYTPEEQAAISSDPALLHAEREKVAGWVDAMCKMQDTALLDIAAADCAQNATVVEDEDTRQRLSPGYAFGGKRPLVSSDWYPTFNRPNVRLVTDAIARIEPDAVIGDDGTRYPADVLILATGFQTTRFLSAIPVQGRGGRKLDHVWADGARAYLGITTSGFPNLFMLYGPNTNNGSILHNIECQADYVVRHMQRMEQDGLAWIDLRPEVLDAYNSNLQREIAAIPAWNTGVSGYYRTEGGLNVTQWPDGMQRYREMTSAPDAGAYETGM; the protein is encoded by the coding sequence ATGAAAAGGGTTGTCATTATCGGTGCGGGTCCGGGCGGTATCTGCACGGGCATCAAGCTCAAGGAAGCCGGTTACGACAGTTTCACAATTGTCGAGCAGGCCGATGGGGTCGGGGGGACCTGGCGTCATAATACTTATCCGGGGTGCCGGTGCGATGTGCCGTCGGTGCTCTATTCGTTTTCGTTCGCGCAGAAGGCGGACTGGACGGCGCGTTATGCCGCCCAGCCGGAAATCCTCGCCTATCTGGAGGATCTCGCAGAACAATACGGTCTGATGCCCCATGTGCGACTGAACACCCGCGTGCAGGGCGCGGTCTGGGATGATGATGCCAGCCTGTGGCGCATCGCGCTGGATGACGGGTCGTGCCTTGAGGCCGAAGTGCTGGTCAGTGCGGTTGGCCTGTTTAACGAACCCAATATCCCCGCCATTCCCGGGATCGAAAGCTTCTCCGGCCCGGTCATGCATTCCGCCCGTTGGCAGCATGATCTGCCGCTGGATGGGCGCAGGATCGCCGTCATCGGCAGTGCGGCCAGTGCGGTGCAGTTCGTGCCCGAAATCGCCCCGGTGGCTGGTGATCTTACGGTCTTTCAACGCACGCCAAACCATGTGCGGTTCCGCGAGGCGGATTACACCCCGGAGGAGCAGGCGGCGATTTCCTCCGACCCGGCGTTGCTCCATGCGGAACGCGAAAAGGTTGCCGGATGGGTGGACGCAATGTGCAAGATGCAGGACACGGCGCTGCTTGATATCGCAGCGGCCGACTGCGCGCAAAATGCCACCGTGGTGGAGGATGAGGATACGCGCCAGCGCCTGTCCCCCGGCTATGCCTTTGGCGGAAAACGGCCGCTCGTTTCCAGCGACTGGTATCCCACGTTCAATCGCCCGAATGTCCGTCTGGTCACCGATGCCATTGCCCGGATCGAACCCGATGCGGTGATCGGCGATGACGGCACCCGCTATCCGGCGGATGTGCTGATCCTTGCCACCGGTTTCCAGACGACGCGCTTTCTTTCGGCGATTCCGGTTCAGGGGCGTGGTGGCAGGAAGCTGGATCACGTCTGGGCCGATGGCGCACGCGCCTATCTCGGGATCACCACGTCGGGCTTCCCGAACCTGTTCATGCTCTATGGTCCCAACACCAACAACGGCTCGATCCTGCACAATATCGAATGTCAGGCGGACTACGTTGTGCGCCATATGCAACGGATGGAGCAGGACGGGCTTGCCTGGATCGATCTTCGGCCCGAAGTGCTCGATGCCTACAACAGCAATCTTCAGCGCGAAATCGCGGCTATTCCTGCGTGGAATACGGGCGTTTCAGGGTACTATCGCACCGAAGGCGGTCTGAATGTCACACAGTGGCCGGACGGCATGCAGCGTTACCGCGAGATGACCAGCGCGCCTGATGCCGGGGCTTACGAAACGGGCATGTGA